The Montipora capricornis isolate CH-2021 chromosome 3, ASM3666992v2, whole genome shotgun sequence genome window below encodes:
- the LOC138042275 gene encoding octopamine receptor beta-2R-like translates to MEPLEVVVLLSIFSVSAIVTNALVCTLVFKVKSMRNYTNGFVVSLAISDILTGAAFLLQYNITLQRWSQAALNVLYASVFFVGASNLCAVTYDRYLAIMHPFAYSQTIRRAFQILVPGIWILSIGIACIPLVWFEDNTIDVVLKTRIYNCFVLVIYIALPCVLIVFANFRIFRLVRQCVRRERQLSVSYASQSDKIISEPNGTRKVSSEAKVARVFAIASFMFVLCYFPTLYYTVAVSFNHREVVPELMTQLSPFCVVLGSLVNPILYSFMKPDFRLAIHKILSRKRAFLNSERRSQRSASVPSNGDSLNIPFLKKTMHNRR, encoded by the coding sequence ATGGAGCCCCTGGAAGTGGTTGTATTGCTGAGTATCTTCTCTGTGAGCGCGATTGTGACGAACGCTCTAGTTTGCACGTTGGTTTTCAAGGTCAAATCAATGAGAAATTACACCAACGGGTTTGTAGTATCCTTGGCGATATCGGACATCTTGACAGGTGCAGCGTTTCTTCTGCAATACAACATCACACTTCAGAGATGGTCACAGGCAGCGCTCAATGTCTTGTACGccagtgttttctttgttggaGCTTCAAACCTTTGTGCCGTGACCTATGACAGATATTTGGCGATAATGCACCCTTTTGCCTACTCACAAACCATCAGGAGAGCTTTCCAAATCCTTGTACCAGGTATATGGATTTTGTCAATAGGGATCGCATGCATACCCCTTGTATGGTTTGAAGATAATACGATCGATGTCGTTCTAAAGACACGGATCTACAATTGCTTCGTCCTGGTCATTTATATTGCTTTACCGTGCGTTTTAATAGTCTTCGCGAATTTCAGGATTTTTCGATTGGTTCGGCAATGCGTCCGCCGGGAAAGACAACTAAGTGTTTCATATGCATCGCAGTCAGATAAAATCATTTCAGAACCGAATGGAACACGGAAAGTATCATCGGAAGCCAAAGTGGCAAGGGTATTCGCTATTGCTTCCTTCATGTTCGTGTTATGCTACTTTCCGACCCTGTATTACACTGTTGCAGTCTCTTTCAATCACAGGGAGGTTGTTCCCGAACTCATGACTCAGCTCTCGCCCTTCTGTGTTGTGTTAGGGTCACTTGTAAATCCAATACTTTACTCGTTCATGAAACCTGATTTCCGGCTCGCAATTCATAAAATTTTGAGTAGAAAACGAGCTTTTTTAAATAGTGAGAGAAGATCACAGAGGTCAGCTTCAGTACCAAGCAATGGTGACTCCCTCAACATTccctttttaaagaaaacaatgcaCAATCGCAGATGA
- the LOC138042274 gene encoding uncharacterized protein: protein MTQKSNQLCTQHFWRPCTSQVNLRRINLKTVTVAFDSTDPYGEPQITAKCSCTQLQHVGTQGIEASRTEQVPTTALSDARPIAFLHRDYVASSSAVEDTRSLHSNSDSCSERMLSTNILSRMAKTKASWVENQKHPENSPERKSPILCKGKPFGHASLTPYMKKKLSSDIGTKGVRDGKRIDLLPISKYLAQYRDERRSLYKDTRLPLVRISSYHAMCCCEDDTGYSDCSNKEKHELEQIITFFATKDVFKPFRARSLPTRGETLYMEPLQDKLKAKTEYDIKLPTLSGSVNYSTNGVNNAFVTEISKHSKMRRSRFGNNATLAFPLIANL, encoded by the exons ATGACTCAGAAATCAAACCAGTTATGTACACAACATTTCTGGAGACCGTGTACCTCCCAAGTGAATTTGCGAAG GATCAACCTCAAGACAGTAACAGTTGCCTTTGATAGCACCGACCCTTACGGCGAGCCACAGATCACTGCTAAGTGCTCGTGTACACAACTGCAGCACGTCGGGACACAAGGAATAGAAGCTAGTAGAACTGAACAAGTGCCAACGACCGCTCTAAGCGACGCTCGGCCAATTGCTTTCCTTCACCGTGATTACGTTGCATCATCAAGCGCCGTGGAAGATACTCGATCCTTGCATTCAAATTCAGATAGCTGTTCCGAGAGGATGCTAAGTACGAATATTTTATCACGCATGGCAAAGACTAAAGCTTCTTGGGTGGAAAACCAAAAACATCCAGAAAATTCACCTGAAAGAAAGAGTCCAATTTTGTGCAAAGGTAAGCCTTTCGGGCACGCTTCGTTGACGCCGTACATGAAAAAGAAGCTATCCTCCGATATAGGGACGAAAGGTGTTCGAGACGGAAAAAGAATCGATTTATTACCGATCTCAAAATACCTCGCGCAGTACCGAGACGAAAGGAGATCATTGTACAAAGATACACGATTACCACTCGTTCGTATTAGTTCGTATCACGCCATGTGCTGCTGCGAAGACGACACGGGATACTCGGATTGCTCGAATAAGGAGAAACATGAACTTGAACAAATAATCACTTTCTTTGCCACCAAGGACGTTTTCAAGCCTTTTCGCGCAAGATCACTACCCACTCGAGGCGAGACTTTATACATGGAGCCTTTACAAGACAAGTTGAAGGCCAAAACAGAATATGACATCAAGTTACCGACGCTTAGCGGAAGCGTGAACTACTCAACCAACGGCGTAAACAACGCTTTTGTCACTGAAATAAGCAAACACTCAAAAATGAGGCGCAGTAGATTTGGTAACAATGCAACTCTTGCCTTTCCTCTAATTGCAAACTTATAG
- the LOC138042272 gene encoding AKT-interacting protein-like → MIGAEDFQISCRDDTTISELWHLAKNHLDGVYVMPSLKSLNVWHGIMFVRGGPYQGGIFRFIILLQDGSAGSRPLLIFTTPVFHPQVHPTSGTLNLDIKFPQWERGKNRVWQILDFMKTCFYNVQTWRGTNKVAINVIHRSLEEFKQRAAVCAAEAVWLFDCETMKGDSVDMDSCDNDDDDDDGNILRQKNFSGSSYIERKRLMLSGNICHLWTFSCML, encoded by the coding sequence ATGATTGGAGCCGAGGATTTTCAGATTTCATGTCGGGATGATACAACTATCTCTGAATTGTGGCATTTAGCCAAAAATCATCTGGATGGTGTTTATGTAATGCCATCTTTAAAGTCCTTAAATGTCTGGCACGGGATAATGTTTGTAAGAGGGGGACCATACCAAGGTGGCATATTCAGATTTATCATACTCCTTCAGGATGGATCTGCGGGAAGTCGACCTCTTCTCATTTTCACGACACCGGTCTTCCATCCCCAAGTACATCCAACAAGTGGAACACTCAACCTGGACATCAAATTTCCTCAGTGGGAAAGAGGTAAAAACAGAGTATGGCAAATCCTTGATTTTATGAAGACTTGTTTCTACAATGTACAAACTTGGCGAGGGACAAATAAAGTGGCCATTAATGTGATTCATCGCAGCCTTGAAGAATTCAAGCAAAGGGCTGCGGTTTGTGCTGCAGAAGCAGTTTGGTTGTTTGACTGTGAGACAATGAAAGGCGATAGTGTAGACATGGACAgctgtgataatgatgatgatgatgatgatggtaacATACTGAGACAGAAGAATTTCTCTGGATCTTCTTACATAGAAAGGAAAAGATTGATGTTAAGTGGGAACATTTGCCATCTTTGGACATTTTCTTGCATGTTGTGA